The following coding sequences lie in one Mesorhizobium sp. NZP2298 genomic window:
- a CDS encoding CocE/NonD family hydrolase, which produces MVRTEFPFAVETVDPLWIALADGTRIAATLWRPRTEGKVPVVVEMVPYRRRDGTVARDIDIHPWLAGHGIACARIDIRGSGDSDGDLADEYLPREQEDACEIIAHLAAQAWCNGNVGMTGISWGGFNALQVAARRPPALKAIITNCATDDRYADDIHYMGGALLTEQEMWSNFMLVKKAMAPDPHIVGDVWHAMWMSRLAKTSSLSEVWLAHQRRDDYWRQGSVCEDHSAIECAVMAVCGWEDSYSNFVPRLLEHLPGPKLGIVGPWSHAYPCRGAPGPLIGYLQEALRWWRHWLCGEDTGIMDEPLYRVWITGEERPRPFYLPDHAGNWAAEDHWPSPRIERRTLHLNAAGLGSEPAPGATLSVRSPATAGRDCGRWGGYGGACPDMPIDQRREDGMALCFDTRPLDDDLTLLGAPELDLLVSVDQPHVNLAARLCDVYPDGTSALMTYGVLNLSHRDSHEHPTPCPVGMPFRVKLKLNDFARTVPKGHRIRLALANQHWPILWPQPKLSTLSVSSGDSTMMLPVRPSSPRDRDVRFEPAETAPPVPTTTLDEGFDRRVVTDDVGSGVQTIALTSDHGRRRYDDRAITVSSANSDTMSIRSDDPLSAKLVTEYRWAIASGDADTEAIAVTELTSDETHFNLSWRLEARERGTLVHSASATQRIRRDFA; this is translated from the coding sequence GTGGTACGAACCGAGTTTCCCTTTGCCGTCGAAACCGTCGATCCGCTGTGGATCGCGCTGGCCGACGGCACCCGCATTGCCGCGACGCTGTGGCGTCCGCGCACCGAGGGCAAGGTGCCTGTCGTCGTCGAGATGGTGCCTTATCGCCGCCGTGACGGCACCGTGGCGCGCGACATCGACATCCACCCCTGGCTTGCCGGCCACGGCATCGCCTGTGCCCGGATAGACATTCGCGGCAGCGGCGATTCCGACGGCGACCTGGCCGATGAATATCTGCCGCGTGAACAGGAAGACGCCTGCGAGATCATCGCGCATCTGGCCGCGCAAGCCTGGTGCAACGGCAATGTCGGCATGACCGGCATTTCCTGGGGCGGCTTCAATGCGCTGCAGGTCGCGGCGCGCCGGCCGCCGGCCCTGAAGGCGATCATAACCAACTGCGCCACCGACGATCGCTACGCCGACGACATCCACTATATGGGCGGCGCGCTGCTGACCGAGCAGGAGATGTGGTCGAACTTCATGCTGGTGAAGAAGGCGATGGCGCCCGATCCGCACATCGTCGGCGACGTCTGGCACGCCATGTGGATGAGCCGCCTTGCAAAGACAAGCTCGCTCTCGGAAGTGTGGCTCGCGCATCAGCGCCGCGATGACTATTGGCGGCAAGGTTCCGTCTGCGAGGATCATTCCGCGATCGAATGCGCCGTCATGGCTGTCTGCGGCTGGGAGGACAGCTATTCCAACTTCGTGCCGCGCCTGCTCGAGCATCTGCCGGGGCCGAAGCTCGGCATTGTCGGGCCGTGGTCGCATGCCTATCCCTGCCGTGGCGCGCCGGGACCGCTGATCGGCTATCTGCAGGAGGCGCTGCGCTGGTGGCGGCATTGGCTGTGCGGCGAAGACACCGGCATCATGGATGAGCCGCTCTACCGCGTCTGGATCACCGGCGAGGAGAGGCCGCGGCCATTCTATCTCCCCGATCACGCCGGCAACTGGGCCGCCGAGGACCATTGGCCGTCGCCGCGCATCGAGCGCCGCACGCTGCATCTGAACGCCGCCGGGCTGGGCAGCGAACCCGCGCCGGGAGCGACGCTTTCCGTGCGCTCACCGGCGACCGCCGGCCGCGACTGCGGCCGCTGGGGCGGCTATGGCGGCGCCTGCCCGGACATGCCCATCGACCAGCGCCGCGAGGATGGGATGGCGCTGTGCTTCGACACGCGACCGCTGGATGATGATCTGACATTGCTTGGCGCGCCGGAACTGGACCTGCTCGTCAGCGTCGACCAGCCGCATGTCAATCTCGCCGCGCGGCTGTGCGACGTCTATCCCGACGGCACCTCGGCGCTGATGACCTATGGCGTGCTCAATCTCAGCCACCGCGACAGCCATGAGCATCCGACACCCTGTCCGGTCGGAATGCCGTTTCGCGTCAAGCTGAAGCTCAATGATTTCGCCCGTACCGTGCCCAAGGGCCACCGTATCCGGCTGGCGCTGGCCAACCAGCACTGGCCGATCCTGTGGCCGCAGCCGAAATTGTCGACGCTGTCGGTATCGAGCGGCGACAGCACCATGATGCTTCCGGTGCGCCCGTCGTCGCCGCGCGATCGCGACGTCCGTTTCGAGCCTGCCGAAACCGCGCCGCCGGTGCCCACCACGACGCTCGACGAGGGCTTCGACCGCCGCGTCGTCACCGACGATGTCGGCTCGGGCGTGCAGACCATTGCGCTGACCTCCGATCACGGGCGCCGGCGCTATGACGACCGCGCCATCACCGTGTCTTCCGCAAACAGCGACACGATGAGCATCCGCAGTGACGATCCGCTGTCGGCAAAACTCGTCACCGAATATCGCTGGGCGATCGCCAGCGGCGATGCCGACACCGAGGCGATCGCGGTGACCGAGCTGACATCGGACGAAACCCATTTCAACCTGAGTTGGCGGCTCGAGGCCCGAGAACGGGGCACGCTCGTCCACAGCGCCTCGGCAACCCAGCGCATCAGGCGCGATTTCGCCTGA
- a CDS encoding oligopeptide/dipeptide ABC transporter ATP-binding protein, which yields MSPLLAVEDLSVSFVRGGLLNRLVNPFPLPGFNVIDGVTLSLMPGETLGLVGESGSGKTTLARTILGLIRAAAGRIVFEGREVRTPADFRAMRRRSAMMFQDPVASLSPRLRIGTLLTEPQIIQGLPMPDRRAAAKALLALVGLPASFVDRFPHELSGGQARRVGVARALAMKPHLLLADEPTAGLDVSVQGDVLNLIGELKRELGFAAMIVTHNLAMIRHVSDRLAIMYLGRLVETGPTQAVFSAPMHPYTATLIQSEPIPDPRRRSHNPAVTGEIPSVFRRPLGCEFHTRCPIARERCRTEAPVYRPMGADRMVRCHFPLQTGGQEREAFSRASINQRGN from the coding sequence ATGAGCCCGCTGCTCGCCGTCGAAGACCTTTCCGTGAGCTTTGTGCGCGGCGGCTTGCTCAACCGGCTGGTCAATCCGTTTCCGCTGCCGGGCTTCAACGTCATCGATGGCGTGACGTTGTCGCTGATGCCGGGCGAGACGCTCGGGCTCGTCGGCGAATCCGGCTCCGGCAAGACGACACTGGCCCGCACCATTCTGGGGCTCATCCGGGCAGCCGCCGGCCGCATCGTCTTCGAGGGCAGGGAGGTGCGGACGCCGGCCGATTTCCGCGCCATGCGCCGGCGCTCGGCGATGATGTTCCAGGACCCTGTCGCCTCGCTCAGCCCGCGCCTGCGCATCGGCACGCTGCTCACCGAACCGCAGATCATCCAGGGGTTGCCGATGCCGGACCGCCGCGCCGCGGCAAAAGCGCTGCTGGCGCTTGTCGGTTTGCCCGCCTCCTTCGTCGACCGCTTTCCGCATGAGCTGTCAGGCGGGCAGGCGCGCCGCGTCGGCGTTGCGCGCGCCCTGGCGATGAAGCCGCATCTGCTGCTCGCCGACGAGCCGACCGCCGGCCTCGATGTCTCGGTGCAAGGCGATGTGCTGAACCTGATCGGCGAACTCAAGCGCGAGCTCGGTTTCGCCGCCATGATCGTCACCCACAACCTGGCCATGATCCGCCACGTCAGCGACCGATTGGCCATCATGTATCTCGGCCGGCTGGTCGAGACCGGACCGACGCAGGCCGTGTTTTCCGCGCCGATGCATCCCTATACCGCGACGCTGATCCAGTCCGAGCCGATACCCGATCCACGCCGGCGCAGCCATAACCCTGCCGTCACCGGCGAGATCCCGAGCGTGTTCCGGCGGCCTTTGGGCTGCGAGTTCCACACGCGTTGCCCGATCGCACGCGAGCGCTGCAGGACCGAGGCGCCGGTCTACCGGCCGATGGGCGCAGATCGCATGGTGCGCTGCCATTTCCCGCTGCAGACAGGCGGGCAAGAACGGGAAGCCTTCTCACGCGCTTCCATCAACCAAAGGGGAAACTGA
- a CDS encoding pyridoxal phosphate-dependent aminotransferase, giving the protein MTIQSKFSGLGTDAAPGQEGRQLSGGIDAVLLGDVITGRPVDFSHGDVDAFTPTPGSFEVFSAGVEAGGRQAYTEYRGDLGIREELATRLAGFTGAPVDARDGLIITPGTQGALFLAVASTVSRGDKVAIVQPDYFANRKLVEFCEGEMMPVRMDYATTEGRSGLDLGQLEDAFRSGARIFLFSNPNNPAGVVYSRAEIEAIAALASQYGATVIVDQLYSRLLYSGMDYTHLRAQKLDAENVVTIMGPSKTESLSGYRLGVAFGSKEIIARMEKLQAIVSLRAGGYSQAVLRSWFDEPAGWMDQRIREHQAIRDDLLKVFRATSGIQVRTTEAGSYIFPALPRLAVAGGDFVRILRLQAGVIVTPGTEFSPFSENSVRLNFSQDHAAAVAACERLVTLVDRYRA; this is encoded by the coding sequence ATGACGATCCAGAGCAAATTCAGCGGCCTCGGCACCGACGCGGCGCCCGGACAGGAGGGCCGCCAGTTGTCCGGCGGGATCGACGCCGTATTGCTGGGCGACGTGATCACCGGCCGGCCGGTGGATTTTTCGCATGGTGACGTGGACGCGTTCACCCCGACACCGGGCTCGTTCGAGGTCTTCTCGGCCGGCGTCGAAGCCGGCGGCAGGCAGGCCTACACAGAATATCGCGGCGATCTTGGCATCCGCGAAGAACTCGCCACGCGGCTGGCAGGCTTTACCGGAGCCCCTGTCGATGCGCGCGACGGCCTGATCATCACCCCCGGCACCCAGGGCGCGCTGTTCCTGGCCGTCGCCTCCACCGTGTCGCGGGGCGACAAGGTGGCGATCGTCCAGCCCGATTATTTTGCCAACCGCAAACTGGTGGAATTCTGCGAAGGCGAAATGATGCCCGTCCGGATGGACTACGCAACGACCGAAGGCCGTTCGGGCCTCGATCTTGGCCAGTTGGAAGACGCATTCAGGTCGGGCGCAAGAATCTTCCTGTTCTCGAACCCAAACAATCCGGCCGGCGTGGTCTACTCCCGAGCGGAGATCGAAGCGATTGCCGCGCTGGCAAGCCAGTACGGCGCGACCGTCATCGTCGACCAGCTTTACTCGCGCCTGCTGTACTCCGGCATGGACTACACCCACTTGCGCGCGCAGAAGCTGGACGCGGAAAACGTCGTGACCATCATGGGGCCATCGAAGACGGAATCGCTCAGCGGTTATCGGCTGGGGGTGGCCTTCGGATCGAAAGAAATCATTGCCCGCATGGAGAAGCTGCAGGCCATCGTCTCCTTGCGCGCCGGTGGCTATAGCCAGGCCGTTTTGCGCAGCTGGTTCGACGAACCGGCCGGCTGGATGGACCAGCGCATCCGCGAGCACCAGGCGATCCGCGACGATTTGTTGAAGGTTTTCCGCGCGACTTCCGGAATCCAGGTCCGCACGACCGAGGCCGGCAGCTACATCTTTCCGGCTCTGCCCCGCCTGGCCGTGGCAGGTGGTGATTTTGTCCGCATCCTGCGCCTGCAGGCGGGCGTCATCGTGACACCCGGAACGGAATTCAGTCCGTTTTCCGAAAACAGCGTCCGCCTGAACTTTTCGCAGGATCACGCCGCCGCTGTTGCGGCCTGCGAGCGTCTGGTGACCCTCGTCGACCGATATCGCGCGTGA
- a CDS encoding ABC transporter permease: MLAYAVKRIGLGLLILVLVMVAMYAAVFLVPGDPATVALGPRATPELKRLLIERMGLDQPVWWQIIEFFRNALTGNLGYDVWSNRPVSTLVLEALPNTLILGLTALAVALLIGVPLGCLSVMRRGTAADAVIGVLSVGVIAVPSFVVAIYSLLVFAVTLRWLPAIGAGETGDFISQAKALVMPAAAIALGWIGYIARMVRASMMEVMGEPHIRTARSFGLPEWKIVSKYALRIAIIPTISLVAVGLGSILSSAVFVEAVFARPGIGKLITDAVNTRNYPVVMGTVLIMTAIYVSITIAADLLIARLDPRVRDVFRG, translated from the coding sequence ATGCTCGCATATGCAGTGAAGCGCATCGGTCTCGGCCTCCTGATCCTCGTCCTCGTCATGGTCGCGATGTACGCGGCCGTCTTCCTGGTGCCGGGCGATCCGGCAACCGTGGCGCTCGGTCCGCGCGCCACGCCGGAACTGAAGCGGCTGCTGATCGAGCGCATGGGACTCGACCAGCCGGTCTGGTGGCAGATCATCGAATTCTTCCGCAACGCGCTGACCGGCAATCTCGGCTACGATGTCTGGTCGAACCGGCCCGTCTCCACCCTGGTGCTGGAGGCTCTGCCGAACACGCTGATCCTCGGCCTGACAGCGCTGGCCGTCGCGCTCCTGATCGGCGTGCCGCTCGGCTGCCTGTCGGTGATGCGGCGCGGCACGGCGGCCGATGCCGTGATCGGCGTGCTCTCGGTCGGCGTCATCGCGGTGCCGTCCTTCGTCGTCGCCATCTATTCGCTGCTGGTCTTTGCCGTCACGCTGCGCTGGCTGCCGGCCATCGGCGCCGGCGAGACCGGCGACTTCATCAGCCAGGCCAAGGCGCTGGTCATGCCGGCCGCCGCCATCGCGCTCGGCTGGATCGGCTACATCGCCCGCATGGTGCGTGCCTCGATGATGGAGGTGATGGGCGAGCCGCACATCCGCACCGCGCGCTCGTTTGGTTTGCCGGAATGGAAGATCGTCTCCAAATACGCGCTGCGCATCGCCATCATCCCGACCATCTCGCTGGTCGCAGTCGGCCTCGGCAGTATCCTGTCCAGCGCGGTCTTCGTCGAGGCGGTGTTCGCCCGGCCAGGCATCGGCAAGCTCATCACCGACGCCGTCAACACCCGCAATTATCCGGTCGTCATGGGCACGGTGCTGATCATGACCGCCATCTATGTCTCCATCACCATCGCCGCCGATCTCTTGATCGCGCGGCTCGATCCGAGGGTGCGCGATGTCTTCCGTGGCTGA
- a CDS encoding ABC transporter permease, with the protein MSSVADASLSTPDRQVFVMLRTLLADPFTCVALILVTGFLVTAIFAPWLAPYSPVKIDVLHKLQPPSAEHWFGTDHLGRDLLSRVIYGARTALTIAMVSVAIAGAIGLMLGLIAGYGPRWLDAILVLSFDSLNSLPMIMFALAIITVLGAGTGTLIIVIAATSFPSYARLIRAQTLALKNSDYILAERLIDAGAARIIFIHLLPNVVGPLIILLSMDIPVVIMVEAGLSFLGLGVRPPTPSWGSILYDGYTSIRSAPFMVIFGGLPLVLATLGFTFLGEGLRDYLDPRLQLRRPA; encoded by the coding sequence ATGTCTTCCGTGGCTGATGCCTCGTTGTCCACGCCTGATCGACAAGTGTTTGTCATGCTGCGCACGCTGCTCGCCGATCCGTTCACCTGCGTGGCGCTGATCCTGGTCACCGGCTTCCTCGTCACCGCGATCTTCGCGCCGTGGCTGGCGCCTTATTCGCCGGTCAAGATCGACGTGCTGCACAAGCTGCAGCCGCCATCGGCGGAACACTGGTTCGGGACCGATCATCTCGGCCGCGATCTCCTGTCGCGGGTCATCTACGGCGCGCGTACCGCACTCACCATCGCCATGGTGTCGGTGGCCATCGCCGGCGCCATTGGCCTGATGCTCGGCCTGATCGCCGGCTACGGCCCGCGTTGGCTCGACGCCATCCTGGTGCTGAGCTTCGACAGCCTGAACTCGCTGCCGATGATCATGTTCGCGCTCGCCATCATCACCGTGCTCGGCGCCGGCACCGGCACGCTGATCATCGTCATCGCCGCGACGTCGTTTCCGAGCTATGCCAGGCTTATCCGGGCGCAGACGCTGGCGCTGAAAAACAGCGACTACATCCTCGCCGAACGGCTGATCGATGCCGGTGCCGCGCGCATCATCTTCATCCATCTGCTGCCCAATGTCGTCGGCCCGCTGATCATCCTTCTGTCGATGGATATTCCGGTCGTCATCATGGTCGAGGCCGGCTTGAGTTTCCTCGGCCTTGGCGTGCGTCCGCCGACACCATCCTGGGGCTCGATCCTCTACGATGGCTACACCAGCATTCGCTCGGCACCCTTCATGGTCATCTTCGGTGGCCTGCCGCTGGTGCTGGCCACACTTGGCTTCACCTTCCTCGGCGAAGGCCTGCGCGACTATCTCGATCCGCGCCTGCAGTTGCGGAGACCGGCATGA
- a CDS encoding TetR/AcrR family transcriptional regulator, with protein sequence MTEAQPEDAKRKRGAKKAPPRFSREQADVRRSMLIEAATRCLSVGGIGAFTIDRICKEAGVSRGLINHHFESLDGLLVEVYKSSLYASVNNQIAEAKRRRAETSDWSPQAALAALVHSNFSPEYFSRENLLIWLSLWGEIAVNPRLKAAHRELYDAYRAELAEDIAAVAIPRGRQVDAPALARNFIALVDGLWLEWCLDESVVTPQAAEAAGFEMLEAQVGPLRGVLVQR encoded by the coding sequence ATGACGGAAGCCCAACCAGAAGATGCAAAAAGGAAGCGCGGCGCGAAAAAGGCTCCGCCGCGCTTCAGCCGCGAACAGGCTGACGTGCGCCGCTCCATGCTGATCGAGGCGGCGACGCGCTGCCTGTCCGTCGGCGGCATCGGCGCCTTCACCATCGACCGCATCTGCAAGGAGGCCGGTGTTTCGCGCGGCCTCATCAACCATCATTTTGAAAGCCTCGACGGGCTGCTGGTCGAGGTCTACAAATCCTCGCTCTACGCCAGCGTCAACAACCAGATCGCCGAGGCCAAGCGCCGTCGTGCGGAGACTTCCGATTGGTCGCCGCAGGCCGCACTTGCCGCCCTGGTGCACTCCAACTTCTCGCCGGAATATTTCAGCCGCGAGAACCTGCTGATCTGGCTGTCGCTGTGGGGCGAGATCGCCGTCAACCCGCGGCTCAAAGCGGCGCATCGCGAACTCTACGATGCCTATCGCGCGGAACTCGCGGAGGACATCGCCGCTGTCGCCATACCGCGCGGCAGGCAAGTCGATGCGCCGGCGCTGGCGCGCAATTTCATCGCCCTGGTCGATGGGCTCTGGCTCGAATGGTGCCTCGATGAAAGTGTGGTGACGCCGCAGGCGGCGGAGGCGGCTGGGTTCGAAATGCTCGAAGCGCAGGTGGGGCCCTTGCGGGGCGTTTTAGTTCAGCGGTGA
- a CDS encoding ABC transporter substrate-binding protein gives MDRRAFLKAAGVLGAGVAMKPGFAWSAAGDKLRIRMEGDLQCLDPAFMNGGIEDVMMRGIYVSLNHFGDIRKGSPWSPWGAEKLEQKDPKTIAFTLIDGLKWSGGFGAVTADDVKFSFERIADKALASPWAYQFEKLDRVEVVDARNGIIHLKEPYQPIFVTSLPYYGGHIISRAGTEKAGGKFTTQPPATCGPYLFSDWQQKQKVTLTANPDWPGPKPDFSKVEIYVVSDDQAAQLAYEADAFDYTKIAISATKAVKEKPPADTNLIEAQSTRYVWLTINMLSPRLKDPKVRQAVQYGVDVGQILTGVYDDLTKRSTGVVQPGTKFARASNLIAAPDYEKSAALLKEAGVGDLSLTLTVMNDSIRTATAQIIQASLEQAGIKVEIQPYDEAAFWGVGDKTQGDGYKNIDLALMDFAGGIDPSENLVWFRPDQIGAYNWSGFDSPEFETSYQQLVAESDEAKRIALSNRMEDLMEQSGGFVFICHQPLVAIHKTAFDPVIYPDGHPNPVLFKKKA, from the coding sequence ATGGACAGACGTGCATTCCTGAAGGCGGCCGGCGTGCTGGGCGCCGGCGTGGCGATGAAGCCGGGCTTCGCCTGGTCGGCCGCGGGCGACAAGCTGCGCATCCGCATGGAAGGCGATCTGCAGTGCCTCGATCCCGCCTTCATGAATGGCGGCATCGAGGATGTCATGATGCGCGGCATCTATGTCTCGCTCAACCATTTCGGCGACATCAGGAAAGGCTCGCCCTGGTCGCCGTGGGGCGCGGAAAAGCTTGAGCAGAAAGACCCCAAGACCATCGCCTTCACCCTGATCGACGGGCTGAAATGGTCTGGTGGCTTCGGCGCGGTGACGGCCGACGACGTGAAGTTCTCGTTCGAGCGCATCGCGGACAAGGCGCTCGCATCGCCCTGGGCCTATCAATTCGAGAAGCTCGATCGCGTCGAAGTCGTCGATGCCCGCAATGGCATCATCCATCTGAAGGAACCTTACCAGCCGATCTTCGTCACCAGCCTGCCTTACTATGGCGGCCACATCATCAGCCGCGCCGGCACCGAGAAGGCTGGCGGCAAATTCACCACGCAGCCGCCGGCGACATGCGGGCCCTATCTCTTCTCCGACTGGCAGCAGAAGCAGAAGGTGACGCTGACCGCCAACCCGGACTGGCCGGGCCCGAAGCCGGATTTCTCAAAGGTCGAGATCTATGTCGTGTCGGACGATCAGGCAGCGCAACTCGCCTATGAAGCCGATGCCTTCGACTACACCAAGATCGCCATTTCGGCGACCAAGGCTGTCAAGGAGAAGCCGCCAGCGGACACAAACCTGATCGAGGCGCAGTCGACCCGTTATGTCTGGCTGACCATCAACATGCTGAGCCCGCGGCTCAAGGATCCGAAGGTGCGGCAGGCGGTGCAATATGGCGTCGATGTCGGGCAGATCCTCACCGGTGTCTATGACGATCTGACCAAGCGCTCCACCGGTGTCGTCCAGCCCGGTACCAAATTCGCGCGGGCCTCGAATCTGATCGCGGCGCCCGACTATGAGAAGTCGGCCGCACTCCTCAAAGAGGCTGGCGTCGGCGACCTGTCACTGACCCTGACGGTGATGAACGATTCCATCCGCACCGCGACCGCGCAGATCATCCAGGCCAGCCTTGAACAGGCCGGCATCAAGGTCGAGATCCAGCCCTATGACGAGGCCGCCTTCTGGGGCGTCGGCGACAAGACGCAGGGTGACGGCTACAAGAACATCGACCTGGCGCTGATGGACTTCGCCGGCGGCATCGATCCGTCGGAAAACCTGGTCTGGTTCCGCCCCGACCAGATCGGCGCCTACAACTGGTCGGGCTTCGACAGTCCCGAATTCGAGACCAGCTACCAGCAATTGGTGGCCGAAAGCGACGAGGCCAAGCGCATCGCCTTGTCGAACCGGATGGAGGATTTGATGGAGCAGTCCGGCGGCTTCGTCTTCATCTGCCATCAGCCGCTGGTCGCCATCCACAAGACGGCGTTCGACCCGGTCATCTATCCCGACGGTCACCCCAATCCGGTGCTGTTCAAGAAGAAGGCGTGA
- a CDS encoding ABC transporter ATP-binding protein, translating into MTGSLAASDLSVRYETPHGAVHALRHVDIEAHPGEVIGIVGESGCGKSTLVTALANLLPANARIDGSISYNGVDLAKLDAYHQRLLRGDEIALVSQDPMSAFNPVLTIGDQLVDFQHHRKDLGRAQKRARIAAMLGRVGIADAERRMQSYPHELSGGMRQRVAIAAALLTDPGLLIADEPTTALDVTMEAQIIHLLRELRRDYNGIIIVVSHHLGVIAELCDRVYVMYAGEVVEGGEVDAIFHDARHPYTQALLACDPARFHERLDRLPTIPGSLPNLTQPPSGCVYAPRCDRAFAPCTTVAPPLVKLAASHVARCHAVTP; encoded by the coding sequence ATGACCGGCTCGCTCGCCGCCAGCGATCTCAGCGTCCGCTACGAGACGCCGCATGGCGCGGTGCACGCGTTGCGCCATGTCGACATCGAGGCGCATCCGGGCGAAGTGATCGGCATCGTCGGCGAGAGCGGCTGCGGCAAGTCAACGCTGGTCACCGCGCTCGCCAATCTCCTGCCGGCCAATGCCCGCATCGACGGCTCGATCTCCTACAACGGCGTCGACCTGGCCAAGCTCGACGCGTACCACCAGCGCCTGCTGCGCGGCGACGAGATCGCGCTGGTCAGCCAGGATCCGATGTCGGCGTTCAACCCGGTGCTGACCATCGGCGACCAGCTCGTCGACTTCCAGCACCACCGCAAGGACCTTGGCAGGGCGCAGAAGCGGGCGCGTATCGCCGCCATGCTTGGCCGCGTCGGCATCGCCGATGCGGAGCGGCGCATGCAGAGCTATCCGCATGAACTGTCGGGCGGCATGCGCCAGCGCGTCGCCATCGCCGCTGCCTTGCTGACCGATCCCGGCCTGCTCATCGCCGACGAGCCGACGACGGCGCTCGACGTCACCATGGAAGCGCAGATCATCCACCTGCTGCGCGAGCTGAGGCGCGACTATAACGGCATCATCATCGTCGTCTCGCATCATCTCGGCGTCATCGCCGAGCTCTGCGACCGCGTCTATGTCATGTATGCCGGCGAGGTGGTCGAGGGCGGCGAGGTCGACGCGATCTTCCACGATGCCAGGCATCCCTATACGCAAGCGCTGCTCGCCTGCGATCCCGCCCGCTTTCACGAGCGGCTGGACAGGCTGCCGACCATTCCGGGCTCGCTGCCGAACCTCACTCAGCCACCGTCCGGATGCGTCTACGCACCGCGCTGCGACCGTGCCTTCGCACCGTGCACCACCGTCGCGCCACCGCTGGTGAAACTCGCCGCTTCCCATGTCGCGCGCTGCCATGCGGTGACACCATGA